One window of Branchiostoma lanceolatum isolate klBraLanc5 chromosome 8, klBraLanc5.hap2, whole genome shotgun sequence genomic DNA carries:
- the LOC136439539 gene encoding piggyBac transposable element-derived protein 4-like — protein MHKLGTIYETLVERFKTMWNPGQQIGVDEGVVPFRGHPNFCKDKPDKYGDGLKAYQLCDATNGYCCQFKLYGGKTKELSAKGMRHDIVSKLVEPYLQEGHTLHYNNCYTSPQLWHNLRDAGTKARGTRRNRKSRTQKSASTGKRHHSEKEITKPESQQEYNQYMCALDNSNLCFRSNMYRLKWWKKALFHMLSLAIVNAHLLQKEYMSARGKKALLEHKDFQKEVVKELISTSGYERVGQEGRSGPSASSLLRLTGRHFLEKIGQTEGGKNRIRTCKVCCPAERKYRREHGFLVAKRSGHESAYQCDQCQVTLCITPCMELYHTEEDYQQAWIKLQHPNE, from the coding sequence ATGCACAAGCTGGGAACAATATACGAGACCCTAGTGGAGAGATTCAAGACTATGTGGAACCCGGGACAGCAGATTGGCGTAGATGAGGGCGTGGTTCCCTTCCGCGGCCACCCCAACTTTTGTAAAGACAAGCCTGACAAGTACGGTGATGGACTCAAGGCGTATCAACTTTGCGACGCGACAAACGGGTACTGTTGCCAGTTCAAGTTGTATGGCGGGAAGACAAAGGAACTTTCAGCCAAAGGTATGAGACATGACATAGTGTCAAAGCTCGTGGAGCCGTACCTACAGGAAGGCCACACTTTGCACTACAACAACTGCTACACTTCTCCACAGTTGTGGCACAACCTCCGTGATGCCGGGACAAAGGCTCGTGGAACTCGGCGCAACCGCAAGTCTAGAACTCAGAAGTCTGCCTCTACAGGCAAACGTCATCACTCAGAGAAAGAAATCACCAAGCCAGAGAGTCAACAAGAGTACAATCAGTACATGTGTGCTCTCGACAACTCCAACCTTTGCTTCAGGTCAAACATGTACAGGTTAAAGTGGTGGAAAAAGGCCCTTTTCCACATGTTAAGCCTTGCAATTGTGAATGCCCACCTCTTGCAAAAGGAGTACATGTCCGCCCGCGGGAAGAAAGCTCTGTTGGAACACAAGGATTTTCAGAAGGAAGTAGTCAAGGAGCTTATCTCCACTTCGGGATACGAGAGGGTCGGACAGGAGGGAAGAAGCGGTCCTAGTGCCAGCAGCCTGTTGCGCCTGACCGGGCGACATTTCCTAGAGAAGATTGGTCAAACGGAGGGAGGCAAGAATAGAATTCGAACCTGCAAGGTCTGCTGTCCTGCGGAGAGGAAGTATCGCAGAGAACACGGATTTCTGGTCGCGAAGAGATCTGGACATGAGTCTGCCTACCAGTGTGACCAGTGTCAGGTGACCTTGTGTATCACACCATGCATGGAGCTGTATCATACAGAGGAGGACTATCAGCAGGCATGGATAAAGCTACAGCACCCAAATGAATGA